CCATTTACATACCAAAAATCCCGTACGGTCAGGATATCTTCCTGGGGTTTTGTGGCTAACTGACGTGCATAATAAATCAGGCAGGCCAGGGTTATAAGCAGGCTAACGATCCCAAATGAAGTACTATCGAAAAAGGCTATCGTCCGGGATGTTTGCAGCGTTTCGACCAAGCTCCATTGAATGGGTATAATCAGTGCAGAAATGAGCCAGCTGAGCCGCCGGGACCCGTAAATTTTGGAAAAATATTGGGAGAGTATAAAATAAGACCAGGCAAAATTGAGGGAATAAACAAATAGATTATCAAATATCAATTCATTTAACAGGTTAGCGTACCCATTAAAAAAGAACTGACACGCCAGATAATATAGAATAAAATCCCTCCTTATCCGACCGATTGTAACAAAGGCTACAATTAGCAGTAGGAAAGGAGGGACCGTGTCCAGATAATCAATGAATTTTCGTATAAAATGCCACATAGTTGGCTGAACAAGCTCAGCAATTTACGACAATAATTGCCGATTAATCGCAGCCGGGTGGTCTTGGGCAACCGTCGATCTCGGATGTTGGATCGGCAACGGGTTGACCCGGTTGTTCGCAAAAGGCCGTTACACGAGCTGGAAATGCATTGCCCACTTTATAGTCAAATTTTAGCCTGACTACCACATTGCCTTCATCGGGAATGGGGGATTCGTTTATGAAATTTTTAAGCTCAGATTTCTTAAAAACAAATTCCAGCATGGGCGTAAGAAGTTAGATGTGAAATAAACCAAGTAACTATGTGTGTACTTATTGTAAGTGTGCTGCCTAATTAGTCTCTTTTTAGATATGTTTTTATACAAAAGACGCTAAATTGATTTACTTCAGAAAGGGGAATTTTCCCGTATTCAATACCGTATTTTTCTCGTTTGATAATGGGGGTATTTCCCCTACTTATTTAGTAGGATATCTATCATATTTGTTGAGCTTTCCTCCTCTATCACGTCATCACCTTCCTGGTTAATGAGATTGTGCCGGATTCTGTCCGGCTTTTTTTTGCCCTCGCATCGCTTCTACACATTGGGTTATCTGAAACTCGTTTGTTAAGTTATTGATATACAGCAAATTGTAAAATTTTTTAATTTGCCTCAATCCAAGTTTACCCTTGTTTGCGTAAGTCTGCCTGTTGTCGACACACAATAATTTTTCAAAACACATCAACCAAGTCAAACAACAATGAAGACGCTTAAAATCGCATTTGCTATACTCAGCTTAGTAGCTGTTAGTCAGGTTTCATTTGCTCAAGAGAAAACAGTAACGGTGGGTGGAGCTCCCATGTATCCTTCCAAAAACATCATTGAGAACGCCGTTAATTCGAAAGATCACACGACACTTGTAGCCGCCGTAAAAGCGGCTGGCCTGGTCGAAACCTTATCCGGTCCTGGTCCATTCACGGTATTTGCCCCTACCAACAAAGCATTCGATAAACTGCCAAAGGGTACGGTTGAAACACTGGTGAAACCCGAAAACAAACAAACGCTGACAGGCATTCTGACCTACCACGTTGTATCGGGCCGTATGAGCGCCCAGGATCTGATGGACGCCATTAAAGCAGGCGGTGGCAAAGCGACCCTGAAAACGGTGGCGGGTGGTACACTGACCGCTATGCAGAAAGGGAAGAAAATTGAACTGACCGACGCAAAAGGCGGTATGGCAACGGTAACCATTCCTGACGTTTTCCAGTCGAATGGGGTCATTCACGTAATCGATACGGTGCTGATGCCGTAAGCAATGGAGGCTGGCCAGGTTCCGATTTAGTTTTTAGAAGCTGGATCGAGCCTGGTCAGCATTACCTTTTCAGGTTTTGTATCAATTCGGCCAGATGCATTTTTACCATATTGATGCGAGTCTGATAAAGGTAATCATCGGCGGAGAGTAATCGGGTTCGATGTAGATTGGGCGAATGCAAGTACGCTGACGCATAGCGATACATTAGTGCATCGACCTGCTTTAGTGACCTGGAAAGATCGAAGTTGAGCGATGAGTTGATGCTCACCACTTTTTGAGCAGCCGCGTTACCTTCTTCAGTTGGAATGCGTTGATAATCGACCGAAAGCGTATTCGTGAATAGATCCTGATCGCCGTAGAGCACCCGCCCATTCACTATCGTACACCGGACCGAACGGTCATCCTGAGTAAGTAAGGCACTCAGAGCAGGTTGCTGCGGAGTTTGTTTCTGTAGAATAAAGAAGTCAGCGTTGTAGCCAGTTTGAATGCGTCCGGCCGGTATGCTACCTAAAGCCAATGCCGGATTTTGGGTTACCATAGCGAGCAACTGAGTATCGGTAACCGCCAGCCCGACCGCATCGCAGAAATGACGGGCAAATTTCAGTTCATCCCAAACGTGTTTACTGCCACTCGGCGCCCAGTCCGATCCCAGACAGACATTGATGCCTTGGTCGAGCAGCGTTTTTACCGGAATAGTATCACGATACAGAATCAGGTTCGATACCGGCGACCAGACGATACTGATGTAATTGTCGCGCAAAAAAGCAATCGTCGATGGATCTGAATAATCCAGCCCACAAGCGTGGGTGAGTGTCAGATGAGCCGTTTTCAAGGCGTCTTTATTAGAAAGGCTGGCAAGTGCCTGACGAAATGCAGAAAACTCTCGTCGGCTAAATCCATCCGGTTTGCCTGGTTGCAGATACCCCGCACGGCCTTCGGCAATATGGGCAATAGACGCATAGTATCGATTGTTGCCCTGCTGCACGGAAGTCAGAAAATCATTGAAGCTCGTATGGCGCATCATTGGCCAGGCCGATGTATTTTCCTGAGCGCGTATAGGGCTGCCCGGTGGGTCGAAATTAGGCCCCGGCCTGACGAAATCAACTACCGAAAAAACTTTTTTGGTGATTGGCAGGCCAAGTTCGGCTGCGGCCCCTGTGTTGCGGATGATAAAGTTCGGCAAGCTCGCATTCGTTTCCAGCTTGATGGTTTGCTGGGCCAGGGTCGTACCACCGGCCACGGCCTGTAATTCAGTGATAACCCCGTGCATTTTCTGAACTTCGCTGATGGCCGACGCCAGCATAACAGGGGTTAGTATAGTGCTTTTTTTCTCTTTTAGGGTTTGAATGAATGGCCGGGTAAAATCCAGATAATCCGTTACCCAATTGGCTTCGACGTACTCTTTGAAGCTTTTGATGTCACGCAGATACTGTTCGTTATTCCGCCATTGAAAACGATTGCTCCAGACTGCCGGACTTTGCCAGAGCGGGAAAATATTGTATTCCGAATGAACGTGTAAGTTGATGAGTCCCGGAAATAGTACCTCATGATCCGCGAGTTCGAGAACGATCAGATCGGGCAGTGAGAACGGCACCTTGCCTGGCTGAATCGCTGTGATTCGCCCGCCCTGGACCAGAATCGTCTGAAGTGATTCGTGCCCCTGCGAATCGACAACATTCCCAATAAGGCATAGGGGGCGCCCTGACGAAGCAATCATAACAGAGTAGAATGAGGTATATTATTGCGAATTTCAGGAATTATCTGCTGTTTTATATGGTATAAAGAGGTAATTATACTAGATTATTGGTATTGGTCGTCTGGTTGCCGTACATTCGCTAATGTACATACTGATACGGCCTCTTTCAATGACTACCCAACATAAACCTACATTCACGAAGATAGCCCAGCGAAATCTATTGGCTGTTATGCCATTTCTATCATGGGTATGCTGGCTTGCATTAACGCTGATTTCAGGTAACCTATCCGCCCAAAAGCTGACAGCCGCCAAAATGGATGCGCTGGTCGATAAGCGGATGTGGCCTGCCATCGACGAACTTAGCGAATATGTGGCACTTCCCAACGATGCCATCAATCCAGCTGACATCACGAAAAATATAGCCTGGACCGAGAGAGCATTCACGAAGCGCGGCTTTCAGACCCGTGTGCTGCAAACGAATAGCTTGCCGGTGGTGTTGGCCGAAAAAACATTCCCCAAAGCAACAAAGACCGTTCTGTTCTATTTCCACCTGGATGGACAGCCGGTACGGGCGAATGAATGGAATCAGAAAGATCCGTTTGTTACTGTGCTGAAGGAGAAAGACGGGTCTGGTCAGTACAAAGCGCTGGCTGGTGATCTCCCCAAAACGACGGTCAACGATGAATGGCGATTGTTTGGTCGCTCCACCTCCGACGATAAAGGACCAATCATTATGCTGCTGACCGCCCTCGACATTGTTCAGGCAGAAGGCAAAACGCCACCTTATCATGTGAAGGTGATTATTGATACGGAGGAAGAAAAAGGATCTTCCGGGCTAAAAGGCGCGTTGGCTGCTCATAAGGACAAGCTGCGGACCGATTATATGATTGTGATGGACGGCCCGATGCATTCATCGAATATTCCAACGCTAACGTTTGGATGTCGGGGAAATGCTGGATTTACCATAACGACCTACGGCCCCATTACGCAGCAGCACAGTGGTCATTTTGGTAATTATGCGCCGAATCCGGCTTTTCGGCTGGCTCGGTTGATTACGTCGATGAAGGATGAGCAGGGGAGGGCGCTGATTCCGGGTTTCTACGATGGTATTTCGTTCGACGAAGCAACCCAGAAGATCATGGCTGCCGTACCCGATAAAAAGGAGGAAATCAATAAAACCCTGCTGATTGCCGATGAGGAAAAAGTAGGGCATAATTATCAGGAATCATTGCAGTATCCATCGCTCAATATTCGGGGTATGAAAGCCGCCGTAGTAGGGAAAGGTTCCGGTACCGTTATACCGGAGGAGGCCGTTGCCAGTTTCGATATTCGGCTGGTACCCGAAACCGACGGCCAGCGGATGATCGATCTGGTTCGGAAGCATATTGAGAAGCAGGGCTTTACCGTACTGGACCATGCTCCGACGCCCGAAGAACGGTTAACGTATTCCCAAATCGTTTTTTTTTGAAGGAAGTGCCGGTACGCCCGCTTTCCGAACGAACATTAACGAGCCCATGGGTGTTTGGTTGCGTAAAGCGATCACCGAAAACGTTGGTAAAGACCCGGTAATAATTCGGATGATGGGCGGAACTGTACCTGTAGTACCGTTCATTCAGGAGTTGAACGTACCCGCCGTGTTGGTTCCCTTGGTGAATATGGACAATAACCAGCATAGCCCGAATGAAAACCTGCGGCTCGGTAATTTACGGACAGGTATTAAAACCTGTCTGGCTATTTTAAATACGCCGTTGTGAGGATGGATCGATTACGCAGAAGAATGACTATGGCAAAGGGGCTGTTGTTGATGATGAGTCTGCTGACGACGGTGGCACTGGCGCAAACGCCCTTTGCCGAGCAGATCGCCAAACACCGCGAAACGTACAAAAAAGACTTACTAACCACAGCGGGCGGCCCGTTGAAACCGGACGATCTGGCGTTCGTTAAGTTTTACTCGCCTGATTCAACCTACCGGGTTACGGCTACTGTTGAACGGATTACAAAAGCCGAGCCCTTCGACATGCCGACCTATAGCGGTAAAACCAAAGAGCATGTGGCCTACGCGCGCCTGTCATTTGTATTGCACGGAAAACCCCAGCAACTGACCCTGTACCGAAGTCTGAACCTGATGCGCATCCCCGAATACCGCGACTACCTGTTTCTGCCGTTTAAAGACGCCACCTCGGGCAAAGAAACCTACGGTGGAGGCCGCTATATGGACCTGCGTACCGGCGATATTCAGAATGGAAAACTAACGCTGGATTTTAACAAAGCCTACAACCCGTATTGTGCGTTTCAGGATGGCTATTCCTGCCCCATTCCACCCAAAGAGAACGAGCTTACCATCCCCATCGAAGCGGGAGAAAAAGTGTTTGGGAAGGAGCATTAATGTACTTTATTCTATCTTACTCAATTGGATAATTGTGAGAAAAGGGCAACCATATCCCTTTTTTTGGGCTTTCTCCAACTTGCAACGACAGATAAGTAGCCTGGTCAGGGGTTATTTGGATAGGTTTTCAGCAACGTTTTGGCTTCATCAGCGGTTAGCTGCGAAATACAGCCGTGCCGGGCTTCGGAGGGGAAGCGGACGTCTTCCTCAACTGTCCAATGAATTAGATCCGGCGAGTAAGACGCACCAAAACGGTTGGTCATACAGTAATCATACAACAATAGCCAGCCGGGGCGGAGTGGGTCCTTAATGGCAGTTGGCCCTTCGGTAATGACCGGAACAATCTGACCCGTATTCAAAGGGCCTTCAACAACGGTATAAGGACCTTCCAGATTGGTTGAGGTGGCTAATCGGATGGCTCGCCGTTCGCCAGTTTTGGCACCAAATTCTTCTTCCTTATGGAAGAGGTAGAAAGTCCCATTCTGTTCCAGCAACGTTCCATCGATCACGGAGTAAGGAGGGGCGAAAAAGACTTTAGCCGGAGTAAATGTTTTCCAGTCCCGCGTTCTGCAGGACCAAAGCCGACTTTCTTTCCAGCCTGCCTCTTTAAACGATGATGACCAGATTAAGACATAATCACCCGTTTTCGAGTCGTAAAACCATTCGGGAGCCCATATATTGCCTGCTAACGTTCCTGCCTCGCTTCGAACGTCTTTCATCAAGGGCAAGGCACCTTCAACCTGCCAGTGAATCAAGTCTTTGGATGTTATGTAAAGGCAGCTCGGCCCAACTTTTTCGTGGTCGTTACCTCTGCCACCACCCGTTGATAATATGCGCCAAAGCCCATCCGGTCCGCGACGTACATAAGGATCGCGAACGTGCTGATCCCATACGGGTTTATTGCCGTTTAAGGGCGTCCAATGAAGTCCGTCAGTCGATAAAGCAATGTGGAGTTTGTTGATTAACATAGGATCGGGTAGGGGAACTTCGACTGTATTCCCCTTTGCATCGATTTCAATTCGAGTTGGGTAACGCTGACGAAAGTAGGTGAGCATCCAGACGCTCTTCCCAGCCTGAATAGTAAGCGGAACGCTGTTGGAGGCATGCTGAGAGGAGGTTTCGCCTTTAGATTGCGCTAACACGCTTCCAATTGATATATATATAACAATGACGAATGGGAGCAACTTCATTAGTTCAAACGGGTTAACTACGTGGGTTACAAACGTATTAGAATGCTGCTTAGTCTGAAAGATCTACCTGATAGACAAGGCAATCCTACAGAGTAAGTTTTTCAGACTTGAGAGTCCGTTGATGAGTGGGGGACTTAACGGCTACTAAGGTGATAATGGCTGATAAAAATAGTGAACCCGCCATGAAAATGTAGGAGGCTCCAAAACCACCCGTTTCTCCATTTAAATAGCCCACAACATAGGCACCAATAAACGAACCCAGGGCACCAAAGCTGTTGATGAGGGCCATAGCGCCACCCGCTACGTTTTTTGGCAATAGGTCAGGAATGATGGCGAAGAAGGGGCCGTAGGGAGCATACATGGCACCACCCGCAATAATCAGCAAAACAAACGAGGTCCAGAACTGGTCGACGCCGATCAGGTACGATGCATAAAAGGCAATAGCCCCCAGCAACAGAAACGGCCAGACAAAGGCTTTCCGGTTCAGGGTTTTGTCGGAATAATAGGAGGCTCCGAGCATACCGATGATGGCCAGTACATAGGGCACGGACGATAACCAACCCGTTTCGACAATGGTTATGTTGGGCGCGGCCTTTATGATAGAGGGTAGCCACATCACGAAACCATACACGCCTATGCTCCACAAAGCATATTGAAGACTCAGCAAAACAACGATCCGGGATTTGAATGCTTCGCCGTAATTTTTAACGGGTTTTATACCCTGCTGCTCCTGCCGAAGCTGCTCCGCCACGGCTTCTTTCTCAGATTCGGTCAGCCAGTTGGCGTCTTTGGGGTTATCGTCGACGAGTTTCCACCAGAAAAAGGCCCAGATAACAGCCGGAAACCCTTCGACAATGAACATCCACCGCCAGCCAACGGATTTGATCAGATAACCCGACAGGATCGACATCCAGAGAATCGTAGCCGGATTGCCCAGGATCAGAAATGTATTGGCCTGCGAACGTTCGGCTTTGGTAAACCACCGACTCAGAAAAAGCAGCATGGCGGGCATCACCGCACTTTCGACAACGCCCAGCATAAACCGGATCACAATCAGTAGATTGACATTGCTTACGACACCCGTTGCTACGGCCAGGCCACCCCACAGAATCAACGACCAGAAAATCAGCTTTTTCGCGCTTTTTTTCTCCGCATATACTGCACCGGGCACCTGAAAGAAGAAGTACCCCAGAAAGAACAGCGAACCCAGCAACGACGACATAGCCGGGGTAATTTGTAAATCGGCCGCCATGCCACTGGCGGCCCCAAATCCGAAATTGGCCCGGTCCAGATACGCCAGACTATACGTAATAAACGCGATGGGCAGTAGTCGGTACCAGCGAGATTTAGCAAGTGTCTGGCTCATTGGTTAGTCGGAAGGGGCGATGATTCGTTGTTTGGGAAAGCTGAACGGGACAGCAACTTTACTGCCTATTGGGTAAAAAATAAGTCTTTCGTGTTGTTCTTCCTTGCCCAGATCAATCCATAATCCATCTGGGTTGGGAGGTTATCAGGCATAGGTTGCAGACCCACTTCCTGGAACCAGCTTCGGTATTCGGCCCGGCTGTAGCAGCGACCTTTCGTGTTCCAGAATAATTGGGCCGAATAGTCCGTAACGGCTAGTGGCCCGTCCCGTGTATCGGTCAGAAACGCATCATGAACCCATAATTCGCCACCGGGTCGCAGGGCGTCGGCGAAGCGTTGGGTCAGGAGCTGGCAGGTAGGCGTTGGCCAGTCGTGGAAAAGGCTGGCGGCCAGTAATATGTCGGTTTGGGGCAAGCTATCCGTAAGCATATCGCCTGGTAAGAACGTTACTCGTTCTTTAACCTCAGCCGCGCCCGGACGGCCACTTTGAGCAAATTCATCCAGCAATTCGGCCGCAACGGTCAATACGGCGGGCCGATCCAGGATGGTGGCTGTTGACGTTGGATTGGCCAGTAACCATTCGTAGGTGTAAAAGCCAGTGCCACCTGCCACATCGAGCAGATGACCATCGCGTTTGGTCATGTTGGCGGCTACCAGGGGTGATAGATGACGAGCGCGCCCGGCCAGCCCAAGTGTCAGAAAACGGGCCAGTTCAGGGTCATCCATGGGCGAGGGACCTTCGCCTTCTTTGACGAACGAAATGCCCTCTCCGGCTTCCAGCGGCCCATCGTTCCGAAGCCGGGCAGCCATTTCCAAAACACCGGCATCGTCTTTTTCCAGACCCAGATATCCGGTCAGGTTAGGCGTATTAGCCTGAGTAACGTATTTGCCTAACTCCGTTATATACAGCCGCCCTTGCTGATCGAAAGCCAGTAAATCCATGGCGCAAAGCGCTGGAAACAAAACCATAGCCGGGCGTTCGGCCAGATTGAGCCGGGTACGCAGAGCCTCTATAGATAGGGATTCGGTACCCAGTTCCTCAAAAACAGGTAAATGGTGAACGGCGGCAATCAACAACCGGGAGCCAAACATGGCTCGTAAATGGCGCGTAATCGGGGCTAAATCGAGCGAAGCAGAAACAGTCATGAGAAAAGTTTTTAACGAACGATCAGGGTGTCAATCTAAAATAACGGCTAAGGGCCATTGATTTAGGAAGCGGGTAATTTGCTCGTTTTACTACTCAACTAGTTAGTCAGCATATGCTTTTCAAAGAAACCGCAAGGACGCGACGGACGCAAAGATTTATAAGTCAGGACCTTATTCCTTGCGACTTTGCGCCTTCGCGGTGTAAGAAATGTAGCCTAAGCGTTTAATCTTCTTTGATAAATAGCCCGAAGTGAGTAGTACCCGTACTATTATGGGTTTAGAGTGAAAATTGAATGCTTTACAGTTCTAATGACCGCTACCGACATCCAGACAATTTTTGAACAGATATCCACGCTGAAGGTGGGTGTTATCGGTGACTTCGCCATCGATTTGTATTTCAACCTTAAAACCCAAACCGGCGAAAAATCCATCGAGACGGGCCTGGATGTATTCTGGGGAAGTCGGCCCAGGGCTTCGCTGGGAGCTGCCGGCAATGTAATTCAGAATCTGGCCGCCCTCGGCGTGTCGCAGGGGTATGCGATCGGTTGTGTAGGTAATGATCTGTTTGGCCGCGAAATGCAGCATCTGTTTCACAACCTGGGCATCGATGTGAAGCATCTGCAGGTGGTCTCGGACGGATGGGATACCTGCCTGTATACAAAACCGTTCGAAGGCCAGGAAGCCAATCGGATCGATTTCGGGACAGCCAATGAATTGGAAGAGAGCCTGTTCGATCAATTACTGACGGGTTTGGAAAGCCTGTTACCAAATCTCGATGTACTGATCATCAACCAGCAATTTGCCCGCCCCCTGCTGACGGAACATCGACTCGGCCGACTCAATCACCTGATCGAACGCTTTCCTACGGTTCGGTTTGTGGCCGATATGCGTACGGTGGGCAAACAGGTGCGGGGGGCCACCCTGAAAGTAAATACGGCTGAACTAGCTTATTTTTTGGACGTTGATCTACCTGAACAGGCTGACATTCAGTGGTGTATTGAAAAGGGGAAGATCCTGCGGGAACAGATAGGTGGCCCTGTGCTGATCACACGCGGGCAGGCAGGGATTCTCTACCTCGATGATTCCGGTGTGTATTCGGCAGAAGGCTTACCCTTGCAAGGCGAACTCGATACGGTTGGGGCGGGTGATACCGTGGTGGCTACCTGGGCGGCCTGTATGGGGTCAGGAGCTACACCCAAGCAGGCCCTTGAACTCGCCAATCTGGCAGCGGCTGTTACCGTGCAAAAACTAGGGCAGACCGGAACGGCCAGTCTGCCAGAAATTCTTGATGTATATCATACCTACCATTCCAATGACTAACGAAGTTGTACAGCAATATCGTCGGGAGCTTCATAATCACCTGACTAACGAACTTTTACCCTTCTGGATCAATCGGGCCGTCGATGCGCAGAACGGAGGGTTTATCACTCATTTTGATCAGTTTGGCAATGATTCGGGCGAAGACGAAAAATCACTCATTGCCCAGACCCGCTCTATTTATACCTATGCATCGGCTCATCGGGCTGGTTATGGCGAGGGCAAACTGGCCGCTATGGCCCGGCATGGCGTAGACTATCTGTTGAGCCGTATGTGGGATGAGGAGCATGGCGGATTTTACTGGATGACCAACCGTAAAGGCGACGTACTAAACGACCAGAAAATTGTGTATGGGCAGAGTTTCGCCATCTATTGCCTGAGCGAATACACATTGGCTACCGGCGATCCGCGTGGGGTTGAGTACGCGCAAAAGGTGTTCGATCTGTTGCAGAAATACGCGGCCGATACCTGCTATGGGGGCTATTTCGAGATGTTTGAACGTGATTGGACACTCAAAGGCCCTGGTGCCGCCGGAGGTGATCGCAAAACGCTCGATGCACATATGCATCTGATGGAGGCCTTTACGACCCTGTATGAATGTACCCGTCAGCCGCTCCACCGTCGGAAGTTGCTGGAAGTTATAACCTTGCTGGTGGGTACGATCATGCATCCGGAGTATGGAACGGGTATACCACAGTTCTGGGCCGATTGGAAGGTTGCTCCTCAAATCAAATTCGACGTTATCTGGGGTTGGGATCGGTTTACGGAAGACGGCATCAAGCGGGAAGCTGAAGACAATACGAGCTATGGTCATAATGCCGAATTTGCCTGGCTGCTAATTCATGCCCTGGACATCCTGGAAACCCCGTACGATACCTATCACGATCAACTGCTTAAGTCATTTTCGCATGCGGTCGATCACGGGGTCGACTGGGAACACGGGGGCGTTTTTGTGGAAGGGTCACACAGTGGGCAGGTCTATGATCGGGAAAAGGAGTTCTGGCAGCAGGCCGAAGTGCT
This window of the Spirosoma aerolatum genome carries:
- a CDS encoding fasciclin domain-containing protein, whose translation is MKTLKIAFAILSLVAVSQVSFAQEKTVTVGGAPMYPSKNIIENAVNSKDHTTLVAAVKAAGLVETLSGPGPFTVFAPTNKAFDKLPKGTVETLVKPENKQTLTGILTYHVVSGRMSAQDLMDAIKAGGGKATLKTVAGGTLTAMQKGKKIELTDAKGGMATVTIPDVFQSNGVIHVIDTVLMP
- a CDS encoding amidohydrolase family protein, translated to MIASSGRPLCLIGNVVDSQGHESLQTILVQGGRITAIQPGKVPFSLPDLIVLELADHEVLFPGLINLHVHSEYNIFPLWQSPAVWSNRFQWRNNEQYLRDIKSFKEYVEANWVTDYLDFTRPFIQTLKEKKSTILTPVMLASAISEVQKMHGVITELQAVAGGTTLAQQTIKLETNASLPNFIIRNTGAAAELGLPITKKVFSVVDFVRPGPNFDPPGSPIRAQENTSAWPMMRHTSFNDFLTSVQQGNNRYYASIAHIAEGRAGYLQPGKPDGFSRREFSAFRQALASLSNKDALKTAHLTLTHACGLDYSDPSTIAFLRDNYISIVWSPVSNLILYRDTIPVKTLLDQGINVCLGSDWAPSGSKHVWDELKFARHFCDAVGLAVTDTQLLAMVTQNPALALGSIPAGRIQTGYNADFFILQKQTPQQPALSALLTQDDRSVRCTIVNGRVLYGDQDLFTNTLSVDYQRIPTEEGNAAAQKVVSINSSLNFDLSRSLKQVDALMYRYASAYLHSPNLHRTRLLSADDYLYQTRINMVKMHLAELIQNLKR
- a CDS encoding MFS transporter translates to MSQTLAKSRWYRLLPIAFITYSLAYLDRANFGFGAASGMAADLQITPAMSSLLGSLFFLGYFFFQVPGAVYAEKKSAKKLIFWSLILWGGLAVATGVVSNVNLLIVIRFMLGVVESAVMPAMLLFLSRWFTKAERSQANTFLILGNPATILWMSILSGYLIKSVGWRWMFIVEGFPAVIWAFFWWKLVDDNPKDANWLTESEKEAVAEQLRQEQQGIKPVKNYGEAFKSRIVVLLSLQYALWSIGVYGFVMWLPSIIKAAPNITIVETGWLSSVPYVLAIIGMLGASYYSDKTLNRKAFVWPFLLLGAIAFYASYLIGVDQFWTSFVLLIIAGGAMYAPYGPFFAIIPDLLPKNVAGGAMALINSFGALGSFIGAYVVGYLNGETGGFGASYIFMAGSLFLSAIITLVAVKSPTHQRTLKSEKLTL
- a CDS encoding DUF1684 domain-containing protein, coding for MAKGLLLMMSLLTTVALAQTPFAEQIAKHRETYKKDLLTTAGGPLKPDDLAFVKFYSPDSTYRVTATVERITKAEPFDMPTYSGKTKEHVAYARLSFVLHGKPQQLTLYRSLNLMRIPEYRDYLFLPFKDATSGKETYGGGRYMDLRTGDIQNGKLTLDFNKAYNPYCAFQDGYSCPIPPKENELTIPIEAGEKVFGKEH
- a CDS encoding glycoside hydrolase family 43 protein; this encodes MLAQSKGETSSQHASNSVPLTIQAGKSVWMLTYFRQRYPTRIEIDAKGNTVEVPLPDPMLINKLHIALSTDGLHWTPLNGNKPVWDQHVRDPYVRRGPDGLWRILSTGGGRGNDHEKVGPSCLYITSKDLIHWQVEGALPLMKDVRSEAGTLAGNIWAPEWFYDSKTGDYVLIWSSSFKEAGWKESRLWSCRTRDWKTFTPAKVFFAPPYSVIDGTLLEQNGTFYLFHKEEEFGAKTGERRAIRLATSTNLEGPYTVVEGPLNTGQIVPVITEGPTAIKDPLRPGWLLLYDYCMTNRFGASYSPDLIHWTVEEDVRFPSEARHGCISQLTADEAKTLLKTYPNNP
- a CDS encoding bifunctional heptose 7-phosphate kinase/heptose 1-phosphate adenyltransferase, with protein sequence MTATDIQTIFEQISTLKVGVIGDFAIDLYFNLKTQTGEKSIETGLDVFWGSRPRASLGAAGNVIQNLAALGVSQGYAIGCVGNDLFGREMQHLFHNLGIDVKHLQVVSDGWDTCLYTKPFEGQEANRIDFGTANELEESLFDQLLTGLESLLPNLDVLIINQQFARPLLTEHRLGRLNHLIERFPTVRFVADMRTVGKQVRGATLKVNTAELAYFLDVDLPEQADIQWCIEKGKILREQIGGPVLITRGQAGILYLDDSGVYSAEGLPLQGELDTVGAGDTVVATWAACMGSGATPKQALELANLAAAVTVQKLGQTGTASLPEILDVYHTYHSND
- a CDS encoding M20/M25/M40 family metallo-hydrolase, coding for MTTQHKPTFTKIAQRNLLAVMPFLSWVCWLALTLISGNLSAQKLTAAKMDALVDKRMWPAIDELSEYVALPNDAINPADITKNIAWTERAFTKRGFQTRVLQTNSLPVVLAEKTFPKATKTVLFYFHLDGQPVRANEWNQKDPFVTVLKEKDGSGQYKALAGDLPKTTVNDEWRLFGRSTSDDKGPIIMLLTALDIVQAEGKTPPYHVKVIIDTEEEKGSSGLKGALAAHKDKLRTDYMIVMDGPMHSSNIPTLTFGCRGNAGFTITTYGPITQQHSGHFGNYAPNPAFRLARLITSMKDEQGRALIPGFYDGISFDEATQKIMAAVPDKKEEINKTLLIADEEKVGHNYQESLQYPSLNIRGMKAAVVGKGSGTVIPEEAVASFDIRLVPETDGQRMIDLVRKHIEKQGFTVLDHAPTPEERLTYSQIVFF
- a CDS encoding AGE family epimerase/isomerase, producing MTNEVVQQYRRELHNHLTNELLPFWINRAVDAQNGGFITHFDQFGNDSGEDEKSLIAQTRSIYTYASAHRAGYGEGKLAAMARHGVDYLLSRMWDEEHGGFYWMTNRKGDVLNDQKIVYGQSFAIYCLSEYTLATGDPRGVEYAQKVFDLLQKYAADTCYGGYFEMFERDWTLKGPGAAGGDRKTLDAHMHLMEAFTTLYECTRQPLHRRKLLEVITLLVGTIMHPEYGTGIPQFWADWKVAPQIKFDVIWGWDRFTEDGIKREAEDNTSYGHNAEFAWLLIHALDILETPYDTYHDQLLKSFSHAVDHGVDWEHGGVFVEGSHSGQVYDREKEFWQQAEVLIGFLDAYRILGDEKYWRAYENVHRFLMDKMINHPVGEWWPLMTRQGVPIWTHMSHSWKINYHTVRSVVQSIRRLDNLGK
- a CDS encoding methyltransferase; the protein is MTVSASLDLAPITRHLRAMFGSRLLIAAVHHLPVFEELGTESLSIEALRTRLNLAERPAMVLFPALCAMDLLAFDQQGRLYITELGKYVTQANTPNLTGYLGLEKDDAGVLEMAARLRNDGPLEAGEGISFVKEGEGPSPMDDPELARFLTLGLAGRARHLSPLVAANMTKRDGHLLDVAGGTGFYTYEWLLANPTSTATILDRPAVLTVAAELLDEFAQSGRPGAAEVKERVTFLPGDMLTDSLPQTDILLAASLFHDWPTPTCQLLTQRFADALRPGGELWVHDAFLTDTRDGPLAVTDYSAQLFWNTKGRCYSRAEYRSWFQEVGLQPMPDNLPTQMDYGLIWARKNNTKDLFFTQ